In Bacteroidota bacterium, a single genomic region encodes these proteins:
- a CDS encoding helix-turn-helix domain-containing protein, with protein sequence MKRLINLQKIITYEDGINRYGIKEILLEETITPDYAQDLGLKRSEHFHPGRIRIFDKPLFDSENKATIQYDVGNRGVLFLIMRESHYLSGLLTSPYDVEVKLSTNRTNRLVYEFHNLSRENVITVYCVLSPDTKGVISEILLNPDDDGLRQYYVLKAQEDFPKIIAGDRSSSMMMDFKQAISYLKVTQKTLYNYNSIGAIPYIKQDGKIFYKKSDLDFFLADRRTES encoded by the coding sequence GTGAAGAGACTCATTAATCTACAGAAGATTATCACCTATGAGGATGGAATAAATCGCTACGGGATTAAAGAAATCCTTTTAGAGGAGACGATCACCCCGGACTACGCACAAGATTTGGGATTGAAGAGGTCAGAACATTTTCATCCTGGTAGGATACGCATCTTTGATAAACCACTTTTTGACAGTGAAAACAAAGCCACAATTCAGTATGATGTAGGTAATCGAGGTGTATTGTTTTTGATAATGCGAGAAAGCCATTATCTGAGCGGGCTATTAACCTCACCTTACGATGTTGAAGTGAAACTTTCAACAAACCGGACTAACCGATTGGTCTATGAGTTTCACAACCTTTCAAGGGAAAATGTGATCACTGTCTACTGTGTTCTCTCGCCCGATACAAAAGGTGTCATATCTGAGATACTGTTGAACCCCGATGATGATGGTTTGCGACAATACTATGTATTGAAGGCCCAAGAGGATTTTCCAAAAATTATTGCAGGCGACCGATCGAGCAGTATGATGATGGATTTTAAGCAGGCCATCTCTTATTTAAAGGTGACACAAAAAACGCTTTACAATTACAATTCGATAGGGGCCATTCCTTACATCAAGCAAGATGGAAAGATTTTTTACAAGAAGAGCGATCTGGATTTTTTTCTAGCCGATCGGAGGACGGAATCGTGA